The genomic region TCGCTCTTCTAGTCATTACATTTCGAAAAAACATCGATATTTTTTGTAAAGGTAATAATTTCTTAATTAAACCATTTTTCTTTGGTGAGATtcaatatttgaatgaaaaaagaagtgtttttaaaaacacttcttttctttcatttcgaaattattataaatatcaattgactCAACGTTTGGATTATTGGAGTTATCGTGTCATTAGTTTAGGATTTACCTTTTTAACCATAGGCATTCTTTGTGGAGCAGTATGGGCTAATGAGGCATGGGGATCTTATTGGAATTgggaccccaaagaaacttgggcttttattacttggaccatattcgcgatttatttacatactagaactagaatacatattagaagtagaacaaatcaaagtttgcaaagtatgaattcggcacttgtggcttctataggatttcttataatttgggtatgttattttggaatcaatctattaggaataggtctacatagttatggttcattcacattaacatctacttgaataaactacacagataaataattgaataaactacataaagaatacataagaacatcatcccatatatatataaaaagcttcttgtttgtgcgagtttttgagaaccgtttgaatcattccttattcaaaacggttctcaaaaactcaaaatgcatctcattacaattctaattcactttattcttttgcattgtacagcgaacgattttaaaaatcttaaaatcaaagacaaaaattatatttccgtATTATTAATGAAAGACTATCGATGAAAGTAATTAGATAGGATAGCTTGCACCCTGTCAACTGATAGCGAGAGAACGAAATCCGGATAAATACCAATACCTATTACGGGTAGAAAGATACAGATTGAAACAAATAGTTCTCGTGGTCCAGAATCCGCAAAATTAGAGTTTGGAACATTGAAtagcttgtatccatagaacatctgacgtaacatagataataaataaataggagTTAATATCATTCCAATTGCCATTACAAAAGTAATTAGCATTTTTGGCATTAAAAGGTATTTTGGACTAGTAATTATTCCAAAAAATACTAATAATTCCGCAACAAAACCACTCATTCCTGGCAATGCAAGAGAAGCCATCGAAAAACTACTGAACATGGTAAATAGTTTTGGCATTGGGATCGATACCCCCCCCATTTCGTCGAGATAAACAAGACGTATTCTATCACAACTCGTTCCTGCCAAGAAAAAAAGCGCAGCaccaataaatccatgagagagtatttgtaaaatggcaccgttgagtcccattccggttatagaaccaattcctataattgtgaaacccatgtgagatacagaggaataggctattcttttttttaaattccgTTGACCGAGAGAGGTTGAAGCTGCATAGATTATTTGAATCGTTCCCACTATTACCAACCAGGGAGAAAATATAGAATGAGCGTGGGGTAATAATTCCATAttgatccgaataagtccatatgcgcCCATTTTTAATAAGATTCCAGCTAGAAGCATACATGTACTGTAATGTGCTTCTCCATGGGTATCTGGTAACCACGTATGTAGGGGTATAATCGGCGATTTGACAGCATAAGCAATAAGGAatccaaaatataatattatttccaatgccacaggatatgattgattagttaattttgaaaaatctaaTGTGGGTTCATTAGGGCCATATAAACCCATACCTAGAACTCCTATTAAGAGAAAAATGGAGCCCCCCGCAGTGTACAAAATAAACTTTGTGGCCGAGTAGAGACGTTTCTTTCCCCCCCACATGGATAAAAGTAAATAAACAGGAATTAATTCTAACTCCCACAGCATGAAAAAAAGTAAAAGGTCTCTAGAAGAAAATAATCCTATTTGACCGCTGTACATTGCTAACATGAGAAAATAGAACAATCGCGAATTTCGAGTAACTGGCCAAGCCGCTAAGGTAGCTAAAGTGGTGATAAATCCTGTCAGTAAAATAGGTCCTATGGAAAGCCCATCGATTCCCAGTCTCCAGTGAAAATCAAAAACATCTATCCATTTTAAATCTTCCTCCAATTGGGTTAATGGATCGTCCAATTGGAAATGATAACAGAAAACATAGGTTGTTAGAAGGAGTTCCAACGAGCATATACATATAGCATACCacctaaacatcttatttcctttatgaggaagaaagaaaatggaagaaccgacggatatcggcaaaacaacaagtattgttaaccaaggaaaataactcgtgataaagacaagatacgtttgaccagaaaaacccgtgctcggaatagaataatatattttctcgagTACGGGCTTTTGTCGGTAAAGAGGAATCAATTGATTCAAGTGGATTTTTTTGTAACGTATCAATAACCTAGACCCATGCtgcgagttgtttcatatgataaataaacacgGACACTCAAAAAATCCGTGGGGCAGGCGGATTCACATCTCTTACAACCCACACAGTCCTCGGTTCTTGGTGCGGAAGCAATTTGCTTAGCTTTACATCCGTCCCAAGGTATCATTTCCAATACGTCTGTGGGGCAGGCTCGTACACATTGAGTACACCCTatacatgtatcataaatttttactgaatgtgacattggatctataaattccagattttaacatcaaaaattttcaatctggtagaaaattagtatttatattatAGACACCAGACGAAGCAgtggtttattaaaattttaagaatcaatatatttctaaatctgttcatgagaaaaagccaagagactttgatttccgtttcaaaaatcatgatcatacgagtcacatgtgtaaataaaaattggccgacaaaacaaattgatcaatcattcaaatcaatatttcaatattcatattttcaatatgaaatatgaatatataaaaataaaactaaattagtaatttaatttattttcgtaatatgattaacatattattatttaataatattatttttattattttattataatatttataatattatgcagtatattattatataatacatttatattattatataatacattaaaaatacattaaaaacattaaaatttaaatacattaaaattaaataaaataaacaaataaaaaacgaaataaaaaaattataataccaattaaattaagaatataattatttttcattaatggaatatgaaagtgaaagaatagaaatagaaaaatattccaatttcatttatattttcttatgctttatcatgttgtgtggtgtcttgatttatatgatcattataactgattattcaatatatgatcatgataattatcactaattattcaacaaattcgattgattgatacgagttgattttctgtttcgatgaatcgacgaaacaatagctagaccaatagctgcttcagcagctgcaacagctataataaagattgagaaaatgtttccttttaattggcgactatcaaatatatcagaaaatgttacaagattaatattaaccgaatttagtataagctcaagacacataagtgctctaaccatgtttcgacttgtgatcaatccatagagaccgatagaaaataaataaacactcaaaaaaagtacatgctcgaacatcattgactaactccttatcaatctcgattcatttcaatatgaacaattgaagcgattcgattttttatttatttagaacttctaaaattctaaaaactttttaattcttttaaaattctaagtatttattattggcgagccatagtaattgcacctatcaaggaaactaaaagaattatagaaattagttcaaagggaagataaaaatctgtcgataaatgaatcccaatttgttgaacgttacttattaggtcctgttctataatctggtttgatcttgtagtCCAAATAATTCCGTACCATGACGTATCTGGTATagtagtaattagtgaaaaaagaatacttgtacaaaccagtgaagtgactccatctccaatggtccaaaaatacgaatcattggaatattctgaaccattcatgaacattaccgcaaatatgattaagacatttacggctcccacataaataagtagctgtgcggcagctacaaaaaaagagttcgatggaatgtagaataaggatatacaaacaagaaccaatcccaatgaaaaagcagaataaataggattggtaagtaatactacccccagaccccctaatataagaactgaccccagaaatgctacaagaatatcatgtattggtccaggtaaatccattatgtataatatgtaaaaaaaaaaatatataagtcaaatcatgaccttactaaatggtccaggaaaggaaaagggttaccccatttttattgtatatgatatgttcctaattgaattaaatcttaatatggattaatttaatattaattttatatatagatataattattttattgggccaatcctacttactttttatccaaaagaaaaagaataaaaaaagtagttgaaattgtatatttcgaaattcccgtgataaaaatattataagtttaaat from Musa acuminata AAA Group cultivar baxijiao unplaced genomic scaffold, Cavendish_Baxijiao_AAA HiC_scaffold_686, whole genome shotgun sequence harbors:
- the LOC135663190 gene encoding NAD(P)H-quinone oxidoreductase chain 4, chloroplastic; this translates as MFRWYAICICSLELLLTTYVFCYHFQLDDPLTQLEEDLKWIDVFDFHWRLGIDGLSIGPILLTGFITTLATLAAWPVTRNSRLFYFLMLAMYSGQIGLFSSRDLLLFFMLWELELIPVYLLLSMWGGKKRLYSATKFILYTAGGSIFLLIGVLGMGLYGPNEPTLDFSKLTNQSYPVALEIILYFGFLIAYAVKSPIIPLHTWLPDTHGEAHYSTCMLLAGILLKMGAYGLIRINMELLPHAHSIFSPWLVIVGTIQIIYAASTSLGQRNLKKRIAYSSVSHMGFTIIGIGSITGMGLNGAILQILSHGFIGAALFFLAGTSCDRIRLVYLDEMGGVSIPMPKLFTMFSSFSMASLALPGMSGFVAELLVFFGIITSPKYLLMPKMLITFVMAIGMILTPIYLLSMLRQMFYGYKLFNVPNSNFADSGPRELFVSICIFLPVIGIGIYPDFVLSLSVDRVQAILSNYFHR